The Synchiropus splendidus isolate RoL2022-P1 chromosome 8, RoL_Sspl_1.0, whole genome shotgun sequence genome has a window encoding:
- the sec14l7 gene encoding SEC14-like protein 2 has product MSGRVGDLSEKQLELLTEFRSRTQDLLPELPEQHDHFLLRWLRARNFNVSKAELMIRKHMDFRRQMKVDSIVSDWTPPEVIRRYMSGGMCGYDRDGSPVWYDVIGPLDPRGLLMSASKQDCIRTKILNMELLQRECRRQSCQLGKNVESITLIYDCEGLGLKHIWKPVVETYGEILTMFEDNYPEALKTVFIVKAPKMFPMAYNLIKHFLCEETRRKIQVLGGNWQEVLCQHIEPSQLPVVYGGTLTDPDGDPRCRTMIKCGGTVPKSYYIQNSVQVQYDHSVTVSRGSVLQLEYDVSVACSRLRWQFASDGADIGFGVFRRSSDRQKTLLQVLPSERYNAHLVPEDGGVTCDEPGVYMVCFDNSYSFLQSKRVSYTVLVLPPAHVPLSDSVGGTQ; this is encoded by the exons ATGAGTGGACGAGTGGGAGACCTGAGTGAGAAGCAGCTGGAGCTCTTGACCGAG TTCCGCTCCAGAACTCAGGACCTTCTTCCAGAGCTGCCAGAACAACATGACCACTTCCTGCTGCGGTGGTTGCGAG CTCGGAACTTCAACGTGTCGAAGGCGGAGCTGATGATCCGCAAG CACATGGACTTCCGGCGCCAGATGAAGGTGGACTCCATCGTTTCTGACTGGACCCCTCCCGAG GTGATCCGCCGCTACATGTCCGGCGGGATGTGTGGCTATGACCGGGACGGGAGTCCGGTGTGGTACGACGTGATCGGACCTCTGGACCCACGAGGACTCCTAATGTCGGCATCCAAGCAGGACTGCATCCGGACCAAGATTCTCAacatggagctgctgcagcgagagtgcaggaggcagagctgccAG TTGGGGAAGAACGTGGAGTCAATCACCTTGATCTACGACTGTGAGGGACTGGGACTGAAGCACATCTGGAAGCCTGTGGTGGAGACGTATGGAGAG ATCCTCACCATGTTTGAAGACAACTATCCAGAAGCACTGAAGACAGTTTTCATTGTCAaag CTCCCAAGATGTTCCCGATGGCCTATAATCTGATTAAACACTTCCTGTGTGAGGAGACCAGGAGGAAGATCCAGGTGCTGGGAG GTAACTGGCAGGAAGTTCTCTGTCAGCACATTGAGCCCTCACAGTTGCCAGTGGTCTATGGGGGAACCCTGACCGACCCGGACGGAGACCCTCGCTGCAGGACCATG ATCAAATGTGGTGGAACTGTCCCCAAGTCCTACTACATCCAGAACTCGGTGCAGGTCCAGTACGACCACAGCGTCACAGTCAGCCGCGGCTCGGTCCTCCAGCTGGAGTACGACGTCAGTGTGGCCTGCAGTCGGCTCAG GTGGCAGTTTGCCAGTGACGGCGCTGATATCGGTTTCGGCGTCTTCCGCCGCTCCTCGGACCGACAGAAGACACTGCTGCAGGTTCTGCCCAGCGAGCGGTACAACGCTCACCTGGTTCCGGAGGACGGCGGAGTGACATGCGATGAGCCCGGAGTGT ACATGGTGTGTTTCGACAACAGCTACAGCTTCCTGCAGTCCAAACGGGTCAGCTACACGGTGCTGGTTCTGCCTCCTGCACACGTGCCCTTGTCTGACAGCGTGGGGGGCACTCAGTGA